A stretch of the Neptunomonas phycophila genome encodes the following:
- a CDS encoding EAL domain-containing protein produces MRPFFVSVRWKILLPLLVSLLITHISIFWYADYSLVSQYESARHELNTRNLKALDGSLTTSYLKQLELAQTIALVVDQEPGSSHLSLVQKMMDRRFPYFESMGMLENAALYSTQGKMLFRWGDVDYKLDNLVGSALQYEYPVRQLQCVKLCRRQLAIPLLNEGHVSGVLVVGRAIHDMVVDFKQLTGVDIGVAKFSQDNWQDVSAWSMDFSQLTQRNRNLQVLNALSEKEPDFHFDELYQLEAFDQKYEVFLTSPGRFDSDDSIWVLIADATERFDALETYRRILGVSLLISFLGLSIVAYVLSVRVRQRALAIQEVGSGVYQGEQNEMFADEFNLATASLADLKLQVSQLSSEERVLDDRLEKALHALNLERELISALFDTSKSILLIQNMDGMILSGNACAESIFGSRINDKELAFSSLFSDDPLSRQAEDSLQRLYMGLQRMSRFDTKSHDEHGSLHYLTWINTAIDTSHDVSIVVSLAIDVTDKKKAEERLAWLAFTDPVSALENRDMFLDKLPQAMDKVVQDGRILAMLCLDIDDFEKLQKQYNHVDQETLLNGVTSRIHSCLRDDDMLARFSDDLYMIVLRGMKDHKNADLVAQKLIQAFKEPFLVNEETIYLAINIGVSYFPDHADDVAGFVNAAESAMFLSRQSSKNHYLVFSPGVEERLQTPELETLTSVLQRGLLDVSYQPVIDMRNGRVLGATAGLCWKEATPSGDERLRTFYEDTSNHSRMNEFLINESLSHFSEWRFDHHRALQLFLPVRVRSSQVNELFEQIQTALVQYKTLMGLVVIEFQSDDVLRAEAGSEDLMQRLKDLGVQVAINTNDKVRPALYLAHTLPHDYIKLPIHAMLDSDEENKALIKSVVRISKELQIDCIAHGIQTADQTARLLNGGCAFGVGRYYASPMRESEFIGFIENVEMLEWPKS; encoded by the coding sequence ATGAGGCCTTTCTTTGTCAGTGTACGATGGAAAATATTGCTTCCTTTACTCGTGTCGCTGCTCATTACACATATTAGTATCTTTTGGTATGCAGACTACTCCTTAGTCTCTCAGTATGAATCAGCACGCCATGAACTCAATACACGTAATCTAAAAGCTTTAGATGGCTCATTGACGACGTCCTATTTAAAACAATTGGAGCTTGCTCAAACAATAGCGCTGGTCGTTGATCAAGAGCCTGGTAGCAGCCATCTATCGTTAGTTCAAAAGATGATGGATCGTCGCTTTCCCTATTTTGAATCCATGGGGATGCTTGAGAATGCGGCTTTATACTCCACTCAAGGAAAGATGCTGTTCCGTTGGGGGGATGTGGATTACAAATTAGATAACCTTGTCGGGTCGGCTCTTCAGTATGAGTATCCAGTGCGCCAGTTACAGTGTGTTAAGTTATGCCGTCGTCAGTTAGCTATTCCCTTGCTTAATGAAGGCCACGTGTCTGGTGTGCTAGTTGTTGGGCGAGCAATTCATGACATGGTGGTGGATTTTAAACAGCTGACGGGCGTAGATATTGGCGTCGCAAAGTTTAGTCAGGATAATTGGCAAGATGTATCGGCTTGGTCGATGGACTTTTCTCAATTAACTCAGCGTAATAGAAACCTACAGGTGCTCAATGCCTTAAGTGAGAAAGAACCGGACTTTCACTTTGATGAGCTTTATCAGTTAGAGGCTTTTGATCAGAAGTATGAGGTTTTTTTAACCTCTCCTGGGCGCTTTGATTCGGATGATTCTATCTGGGTGTTAATTGCCGATGCGACTGAGCGCTTTGATGCACTGGAAACCTATCGCCGTATTTTAGGTGTTTCCTTACTTATTAGTTTTCTTGGGCTTTCCATTGTTGCGTATGTTTTGTCGGTTAGGGTGCGTCAGCGTGCGTTAGCTATTCAGGAGGTAGGTTCAGGCGTTTATCAAGGTGAGCAAAATGAGATGTTTGCCGATGAGTTTAATTTGGCAACGGCCAGCTTAGCTGATTTGAAACTACAAGTGAGTCAATTATCCAGTGAAGAACGAGTGCTGGACGATCGTCTCGAAAAAGCGCTCCATGCGCTAAACCTCGAACGTGAACTTATCTCAGCGTTATTTGATACGTCAAAAAGTATCCTGCTTATTCAAAATATGGATGGCATGATCCTATCCGGTAATGCGTGCGCTGAATCTATTTTTGGCAGCCGTATTAACGATAAAGAACTAGCTTTTTCCTCTTTATTTTCAGATGACCCCCTAAGCCGACAAGCAGAGGACAGCTTGCAGCGTTTATATATGGGGCTGCAGCGGATGTCACGATTTGATACAAAATCGCATGACGAACATGGTTCTTTGCATTACTTGACATGGATTAATACCGCCATTGATACAAGCCATGATGTTTCAATAGTAGTGTCGTTAGCGATCGATGTTACGGATAAGAAAAAAGCGGAAGAGCGCTTAGCATGGCTGGCGTTTACGGATCCGGTCAGTGCACTAGAAAACCGAGATATGTTTTTAGATAAGTTACCTCAGGCAATGGATAAAGTGGTTCAAGATGGACGCATTTTGGCCATGCTGTGTCTGGATATTGATGATTTCGAAAAGCTGCAAAAACAATATAACCATGTCGACCAAGAAACGTTGTTGAATGGAGTAACATCACGTATCCATAGTTGTTTGCGCGATGATGACATGTTGGCGCGATTTAGTGATGATCTTTATATGATTGTATTACGAGGAATGAAGGATCATAAGAATGCTGATCTTGTCGCTCAAAAACTTATACAGGCATTCAAAGAACCGTTCCTTGTTAATGAGGAAACTATCTATCTGGCGATTAACATTGGGGTAAGCTATTTCCCTGACCATGCTGATGATGTTGCGGGTTTTGTGAACGCAGCAGAATCAGCCATGTTTCTATCCCGGCAATCATCAAAAAATCATTATTTAGTCTTTTCACCGGGTGTGGAAGAGCGGTTACAAACTCCCGAATTGGAAACGTTGACCAGTGTGCTTCAAAGGGGGTTGCTCGATGTCAGTTATCAGCCCGTTATTGATATGCGCAATGGGCGGGTGTTAGGAGCAACAGCTGGACTTTGCTGGAAGGAAGCAACGCCCTCTGGTGACGAGCGGCTTCGCACATTCTATGAGGACACGAGCAATCATTCGCGTATGAATGAGTTCCTGATTAATGAGTCTCTGTCACATTTTAGTGAGTGGCGTTTTGATCATCATCGAGCGTTGCAATTGTTTTTGCCCGTCAGAGTGCGTAGTAGTCAGGTGAATGAGTTGTTTGAGCAAATTCAAACAGCACTCGTCCAGTATAAAACATTAATGGGGCTCGTTGTCATTGAGTTTCAAAGCGATGATGTTTTAAGAGCTGAAGCGGGTTCTGAAGATTTAATGCAACGCTTGAAAGACTTAGGAGTGCAGGTAGCTATTAACACGAATGACAAAGTCAGACCTGCTTTATACCTCGCTCATACATTGCCCCATGATTATATTAAGCTCCCAATACATGCCATGCTTGATTCGGATGAAGAGAATAAAGCCTTGATAAAAAGCGTGGTGCGCATTAGCAAAGAGCTACAAATCGACTGTATTGCACATGGTATTCAAACCGCCGACCAGACCGCCAGGTTATTGAATGGCGGCTGCGCATTTGGCGTTGGCCGTTATTATGCTTCGCCGATGAGAGAGTCAGAGTTCATCGGCTTTATCGAGAATGTTGAAATGCTTGAGTGGCCTAAATCTTAA
- a CDS encoding DUF6701 domain-containing protein — translation MLVRLLFVFLSCFSVMVNAATVIEADWRLDEFDWTGQANEVVDSSGSDNHGQSNGILYSTAIGVLCGAVDLTANSSSDYISLNRNALNGATDFSIAYWGKLPSSVTSTQTQTVLSGAAGGSDEEVIIRFVQVSDVWRYQFIVNGYTIQLNNYFPNDDAWHHYIWTRNASQQSGGTDQYCLYIDGALIGCASLGQTGQVSIDNGGLILGQRQTSVGAGLSSNSDWEGYIDELLIFRSVVSSAEADGIYQNYQSGLNWEGSVRTCPVPDLPLAQGDWHLDKERWLGVDSEVTDYSGNGFDGKSNIAMDSLEEGVVCRAADFTAAPVTDYISLDAQAFDGLNDFTYSVWGKSQHLGNQALISVYGNGNQNEFLLFFDSDNFTRVYFHENQYNFSGPLNFADNQWHHFALVRSGGEMCLYFDGERFDCVSVANAPLAASTGGVVIGQEQDSLQGGFSSTQDWEGYIDEPLLFSSALTGRQVAQIFANQQGGLNYDGSSRRCDLPPTVLNYRFDSCNWSNSQDVIDSGPNSLDAFAVNGVLSTIDGKICGLAQFDSEDDYVTLPDNSLVDISDELTVTTWVRIKSVPSSLKTILSKDNNYEFHVNSNLQVFWWWYNQAGQNGTVTSTIQLSLNQWHQVSIVHADGLQRIFIDGQEAGRATFAGPLVNNNNDLQIGQDQGLSDRFFDGDIDEVKIFDVALTEFELRDIYNNENAGRNYDGGLRACNCVEPNQVDHYRVSHAENLVSCMATDIRIQAHDSSHSLVSAGGRTITVSTSTGKGEWLGVTSGSGVLGSSSAGEVTYTFPDNGESEVVLSFAYPDLSSDTEIVNFNVTDGESTDLRDESDPEDLNLTVSESGFVFDIPDTASCLSSATVRLRAVKKSDSSASCAAAISGTQQVSFSSQYSMPSSGSAPVMISALGVEYSVSEGVNTPVTLSFDANGEAEFSAAYADAGQLSLAVSFQTSVNTLIGGDQWVTYPAQLQVAASDTDGGALHNADLSSGAVWQAARPFNLSIIAQCADGTPTPNYQPSSAMLSAQLESPLMAEGAVSGVLALASGSIDVEDVSSDLDVSSAFSNGAAAFSTTYDEVGVLSVAARDDDYFGHQIPTQSVYVGRFVPAFLAVSANTPEMSAYCPSGGFNYLDDWLSFQVAPEFTVQPRSYTGAITYNYGADLWRLSDSVSERTFEDQSTAVNASLESVLGSGGDWQETQADFSGEAVLALLGDQVRYVKGATEAPFAGSFDIVLSAADLTDADLVCYKQDSDGDNDWLEESCQGFRLGAVNALSMRYGRLWLENAYGPETESLAVPWVVQYFDGQQFVVNELDSCSAWFESEVVLSDVEGTLIADDKTSFTYGYAGSDFRVEAGDADIKMSAPGESFSGTINMQIDMTRFPFLLWDRDGDGVLDAPEADITFGQYRSHDRVIFQRQN, via the coding sequence ATGTTAGTACGGCTGTTGTTTGTCTTTTTAAGTTGTTTTTCCGTCATGGTTAATGCGGCTACAGTCATTGAGGCTGATTGGCGCCTTGATGAGTTTGATTGGACGGGGCAGGCAAATGAGGTTGTTGATTCTAGTGGTTCTGACAATCACGGGCAGTCAAACGGTATTTTATACAGCACCGCTATAGGAGTATTGTGCGGGGCGGTGGACTTAACCGCAAATAGCAGCAGTGATTATATTTCCTTGAACCGAAACGCTCTTAACGGAGCCACCGACTTTTCTATTGCTTATTGGGGGAAGCTGCCAAGTTCTGTGACCTCGACTCAAACGCAGACTGTTTTATCAGGTGCGGCGGGTGGCTCAGATGAAGAGGTCATTATAAGGTTTGTGCAGGTTAGCGATGTTTGGCGTTACCAATTTATAGTCAATGGTTACACTATTCAGCTTAATAATTACTTTCCTAATGATGATGCTTGGCATCACTATATATGGACACGTAATGCGAGCCAGCAGAGCGGTGGAACGGATCAATATTGTTTATATATCGACGGTGCCTTAATCGGTTGTGCTAGCTTAGGTCAAACGGGGCAGGTATCAATTGATAACGGTGGTTTGATCTTAGGCCAGCGACAAACATCTGTGGGCGCAGGCCTGTCTTCTAATAGTGATTGGGAAGGCTATATTGATGAGTTACTCATCTTTCGCAGCGTTGTTAGCTCTGCAGAAGCAGATGGCATCTATCAGAATTATCAGTCAGGGCTTAATTGGGAGGGCAGTGTGCGAACCTGTCCTGTTCCTGATCTTCCTTTGGCGCAAGGCGACTGGCATTTAGATAAAGAGCGATGGCTGGGTGTTGATTCCGAAGTTACTGACTACAGCGGTAATGGCTTTGATGGTAAATCGAATATTGCTATGGACTCCCTTGAAGAGGGTGTTGTCTGTCGTGCAGCTGATTTTACTGCAGCGCCTGTAACTGACTATATTAGTTTGGATGCTCAGGCATTTGATGGGTTGAATGATTTTACGTATTCCGTTTGGGGAAAATCTCAACACCTTGGTAATCAGGCGCTGATTTCTGTTTATGGAAATGGTAACCAAAATGAGTTCTTGCTTTTTTTTGATAGCGATAACTTCACCCGCGTTTATTTTCATGAGAACCAATATAACTTTAGCGGCCCTTTAAACTTTGCTGATAATCAGTGGCATCACTTTGCTCTGGTGAGAAGCGGCGGTGAAATGTGCCTCTACTTTGATGGGGAGCGCTTCGATTGCGTCAGTGTGGCCAATGCGCCTCTTGCGGCATCTACCGGCGGTGTTGTTATTGGGCAAGAGCAGGACTCTTTGCAAGGAGGCTTTAGCTCGACTCAGGATTGGGAAGGGTATATTGATGAGCCGCTTCTCTTTTCATCGGCGTTGACGGGAAGACAAGTGGCGCAGATTTTTGCTAATCAGCAAGGTGGACTCAATTATGACGGTTCAAGTCGTCGTTGTGATTTGCCACCTACCGTATTGAACTACCGGTTTGATAGTTGTAATTGGTCAAATAGTCAGGATGTTATTGATAGTGGTCCAAATTCCTTAGATGCATTTGCTGTTAATGGGGTGCTGTCAACCATAGACGGAAAAATTTGTGGTCTAGCTCAGTTTGATAGCGAGGATGATTATGTCACTTTACCGGATAATAGCTTGGTTGATATTTCCGATGAGTTAACAGTGACAACCTGGGTGCGCATAAAATCAGTACCTAGTAGTTTGAAGACGATTCTATCTAAAGATAATAATTACGAATTCCATGTTAATTCCAACCTGCAAGTATTTTGGTGGTGGTACAACCAAGCCGGCCAGAATGGGACTGTGACGTCCACGATCCAGCTGTCACTCAACCAATGGCATCAGGTGTCAATTGTACATGCTGATGGGCTTCAACGAATTTTTATTGATGGCCAAGAGGCAGGCAGGGCTACTTTTGCTGGGCCATTAGTGAATAACAATAATGACCTTCAAATTGGGCAAGATCAGGGGTTGAGTGATCGTTTTTTTGATGGGGATATCGATGAGGTGAAAATCTTTGATGTCGCTCTGACCGAGTTTGAATTGCGTGACATCTATAATAATGAAAATGCCGGCAGAAACTATGATGGTGGCTTAAGGGCGTGTAACTGTGTCGAGCCTAATCAAGTTGACCATTACAGGGTTAGCCATGCAGAAAATTTAGTCAGCTGTATGGCAACTGATATCCGTATTCAAGCGCATGATAGCTCCCACTCTCTCGTAAGTGCTGGTGGACGAACAATTACTGTCTCAACCTCGACAGGGAAAGGAGAGTGGCTGGGCGTTACTAGTGGTAGTGGTGTGTTAGGCAGTTCGAGTGCAGGGGAGGTAACGTATACATTTCCTGATAATGGGGAATCGGAGGTAGTGTTGAGTTTTGCTTACCCGGACTTATCATCAGATACCGAAATCGTTAACTTTAATGTTACCGATGGTGAATCTACTGATTTAAGGGATGAAAGTGATCCTGAAGACCTGAACCTGACCGTTTCTGAATCTGGGTTTGTTTTTGATATTCCTGATACGGCTTCCTGCTTGTCGAGTGCTACCGTAAGGCTGCGCGCTGTTAAAAAGTCTGATTCAAGCGCTAGTTGTGCGGCAGCGATCTCAGGTACACAGCAAGTCAGCTTTAGCAGCCAGTATAGTATGCCGTCCTCAGGTAGCGCTCCTGTCATGATTAGTGCCTTAGGGGTTGAATACTCTGTGTCTGAAGGCGTGAATACTCCCGTGACTTTAAGCTTTGACGCTAACGGAGAAGCGGAGTTTTCAGCAGCTTATGCTGATGCTGGCCAGCTTTCATTAGCTGTATCATTCCAAACAAGTGTTAATACGCTGATAGGTGGAGATCAATGGGTTACCTATCCGGCGCAGCTGCAGGTTGCCGCTAGCGACACTGACGGAGGGGCTTTGCATAATGCAGATCTAAGTTCAGGAGCTGTGTGGCAAGCGGCGCGCCCTTTCAATCTCTCCATTATTGCTCAGTGTGCAGATGGTACGCCTACGCCAAATTATCAGCCCAGTTCGGCCATGCTGTCGGCTCAATTAGAATCGCCTCTTATGGCTGAGGGGGCTGTTAGCGGTGTACTCGCATTAGCGTCAGGTTCTATCGATGTGGAAGATGTATCTTCCGATCTAGATGTCTCCTCTGCTTTTTCCAACGGAGCCGCTGCTTTTAGCACAACTTATGATGAGGTAGGAGTTTTATCCGTAGCAGCGAGGGATGACGATTATTTTGGTCATCAAATTCCGACACAGAGTGTATACGTAGGTCGCTTTGTTCCCGCTTTTTTAGCTGTTTCGGCTAATACACCTGAAATGAGTGCTTACTGTCCATCTGGTGGCTTTAATTACCTAGATGATTGGCTGTCTTTTCAAGTAGCGCCAGAATTTACTGTGCAGCCTCGCAGTTACACGGGAGCTATAACTTATAATTATGGTGCTGATTTATGGCGTTTAAGCGATAGCGTATCTGAGCGAACTTTTGAAGACCAAAGTACAGCAGTCAATGCTTCACTTGAGTCAGTCTTAGGGAGCGGTGGCGATTGGCAGGAAACCCAAGCTGATTTTTCAGGTGAGGCCGTTTTAGCCTTGTTGGGCGATCAAGTGCGGTATGTAAAAGGTGCTACTGAGGCGCCTTTTGCGGGAAGCTTTGACATCGTTTTGTCGGCAGCTGATTTAACCGATGCGGATTTGGTTTGTTATAAACAGGATAGTGACGGCGATAATGACTGGTTGGAAGAGTCTTGCCAAGGCTTTAGGTTAGGAGCAGTTAATGCGTTATCAATGCGCTATGGCCGTTTGTGGTTGGAGAATGCTTACGGTCCTGAGACGGAGTCCTTGGCTGTGCCTTGGGTAGTGCAGTATTTTGATGGTCAGCAATTTGTTGTCAATGAGCTGGATAGTTGCTCTGCTTGGTTTGAGTCTGAAGTTGTCTTGAGCGATGTTGAAGGCACGTTGATTGCTGATGATAAAACCTCTTTCACCTATGGATATGCTGGTAGTGACTTTAGGGTGGAAGCGGGAGATGCGGACATCAAAATGTCGGCACCTGGTGAATCTTTTTCCGGAACAATAAACATGCAAATTGATATGACCCGTTTTCCGTTCCTCTTATGGGATCGTGATGGTGATGGCGTGTTGGACGCGCCAGAAGCAGACATTACGTTCGGCCAATATCGCAGTCATGATCGAGTTATTTTTCAACGACAAAATTAA
- a CDS encoding PA2817 family protein, which yields MSNSYVSFHIDLLKQTYNHVIQFMPFASQELGEDERSFLEQFTALIEAIEQQSEDVLEQGQALLTRWIRNYPELVPIIPRDLLWYFGGDCLHYMPDEEIDKFQLLDEKRYLAESEGKDFEYARERAVILELAH from the coding sequence ATGAGTAACAGCTACGTTTCATTCCATATCGATTTATTAAAGCAAACTTACAACCACGTCATCCAATTCATGCCCTTTGCAAGCCAAGAGTTAGGCGAGGACGAGCGATCATTTCTTGAGCAGTTCACCGCTCTGATCGAAGCGATCGAGCAACAATCTGAAGACGTCTTAGAGCAAGGTCAAGCCTTGCTGACGCGATGGATTCGTAACTATCCTGAGCTAGTGCCTATCATCCCACGCGATCTGCTGTGGTACTTTGGAGGGGACTGTCTTCACTACATGCCTGATGAAGAAATTGATAAGTTCCAGCTACTGGACGAGAAACGCTACCTAGCAGAATCCGAAGGTAAAGACTTCGAATATGCTCGAGAGCGTGCTGTTATTTTAGAGTTGGCTCATTAA